The DNA sequence GAGATCGCCTCCTTCGGCGGCTTCCTGGGACGCAAGGGTGATGGTGAGCCGGGGGTCAAAAGCCTCTGGATCGGGCTGCGCAGACTCTTCGACTTCACTCTCGCTTTCCAGACCCTCCGAGATGTGGGTAATGCGTAGCCCGCAAGCGGGAGAGGGGCTTTTCTCGCGTGCTACGGAGGCGAGGCGCGCGTCCTCGGCGGGGCCCCCACCCGGCTCGCTTTAGGCTCGCCACCCTCCCCCAGTTCTGGGGGAGGGCTTCCTGTCAGCCGCAGCCGTAGAGCGAGTCGGCGGCGGAGCCCCCCTCCCCCGACCCCACCCCGCAGGCGAGGGAGGGGAGAACGGCGCTGGGCGTTGCTGTTCGCTCTTACGGAGAGAATGAGGCGAAGAGAAATCGCGCAGATCAAGGCGCCCGAGCACGGCGACTGAGGCGTGGTTGTTTCACGCCGCAGGGAGCCGCGCGCAGGGCAACGCAGAGCTGCGCGATTTATCGAGCCGTCACAACCAGGTACGGGCGCCTAGGGCGACGACTAGGACCCCGATCACGGTCAGGAAGTTCAGGTGGAACACCAGCGGACCGAGCGTCACACCCACCGCCACCAGGTCGATCACCAGGGGGCCGAAGGCCGCGGCGACGGAGGTGGTGAAGAAGGTGCGCGCCGCGCTCTGCGGCATGAACTCCACGGCG is a window from the Longimicrobiaceae bacterium genome containing:
- a CDS encoding IS4 family transposase; the protein is EIASFGGFLGRKGDGEPGVKSLWIGLRRLFDFTLAFQTLRDVGNA